Proteins from a single region of Gossypium arboreum isolate Shixiya-1 chromosome 1, ASM2569848v2, whole genome shotgun sequence:
- the LOC108480115 gene encoding uncharacterized protein LOC108480115 isoform X2, producing MWGKNSSGQLGLGKKAAKAVHKPTKVECLSELTIKLAALGSEHTVVVTDGGEALSWGAVASERLDHGLESSIFGFLTSNSEYTPRLIKKLEGIRVKRVAAGLLHSACIDGIAETGSLFVFGDKVVANLGFGEAKNATMPSMIKTLPYSEEVACGGYHTCVVTMLEN from the exons ATGTGGGGGAAGAACTCAAGCGGGCAACTTGGCCTTGGAAAAA AGGCTGCGAAAGCAGTTCATAAGCCAACCAAAGTGGAATGCTTGAGCGAGCTTACAATTAAATTGGCTGCTTTGGGTTCAGAGCACACAGTTGTTGTTACTG ATGGAGGTGAGGCTTTAAGTTGGGGAGCAGTTGCATCTGAAAGACTTGATCATGGCCTTGAGTCGAGCATTTTTGGTTTTTTAACAAGCAACAG TGAATATACACCAAGGCTTATAAAGAAATTAGAGGGTATCAGG GTCAAAAGAGTTGCAGCTGGCTTGTTGCATTCAGCATGCATTGATG GTATTGCTGAAACTGGGTCTTTGTTTGTGTTTGGGGATAAAGTGGTAGCTAATCTT GGATTTGGGGAGGCCAAGAATGCAACCATGCCATCCATGATCAAGACATTGCCATATTCAGAAGAAGTTGCATGTGGTGGCTACCACACTTGTGTTGTAACAA TGCTTGAAAATTAA
- the LOC108480115 gene encoding uncharacterized protein LOC108480115 isoform X1, translating to MWGKNSSGQLGLGKKAAKAVHKPTKVECLSELTIKLAALGSEHTVVVTDGGEALSWGAVASERLDHGLESSIFGFLTSNSEYTPRLIKKLEGIRVKRVAAGLLHSACIDGIAETGSLFVFGDKVVANLGFGEAKNATMPSMIKTLPYSEEVACGGYHTCVVTSDQDSV from the exons ATGTGGGGGAAGAACTCAAGCGGGCAACTTGGCCTTGGAAAAA AGGCTGCGAAAGCAGTTCATAAGCCAACCAAAGTGGAATGCTTGAGCGAGCTTACAATTAAATTGGCTGCTTTGGGTTCAGAGCACACAGTTGTTGTTACTG ATGGAGGTGAGGCTTTAAGTTGGGGAGCAGTTGCATCTGAAAGACTTGATCATGGCCTTGAGTCGAGCATTTTTGGTTTTTTAACAAGCAACAG TGAATATACACCAAGGCTTATAAAGAAATTAGAGGGTATCAGG GTCAAAAGAGTTGCAGCTGGCTTGTTGCATTCAGCATGCATTGATG GTATTGCTGAAACTGGGTCTTTGTTTGTGTTTGGGGATAAAGTGGTAGCTAATCTT GGATTTGGGGAGGCCAAGAATGCAACCATGCCATCCATGATCAAGACATTGCCATATTCAGAAGAAGTTGCATGTGGTGGCTACCACACTTGTGTTGTAACAA GTGACCAAGATTCCgtttaa
- the LOC108480115 gene encoding uncharacterized protein LOC108480115 isoform X3 encodes MWGKNSSGQLGLGKKAAKAVHKPTKVECLSELTIKLAALGSEHTVVVTDGGEALSWGAVASERLDHGLESSIFGFLTSNSEYTPRLIKKLEGIRVKRVAAGLLHSACIDGIAETGSLFVFGDKVVANLGFGEAKNATMPSMIKTLPYSEEVACGGYHTCVVTIR; translated from the exons ATGTGGGGGAAGAACTCAAGCGGGCAACTTGGCCTTGGAAAAA AGGCTGCGAAAGCAGTTCATAAGCCAACCAAAGTGGAATGCTTGAGCGAGCTTACAATTAAATTGGCTGCTTTGGGTTCAGAGCACACAGTTGTTGTTACTG ATGGAGGTGAGGCTTTAAGTTGGGGAGCAGTTGCATCTGAAAGACTTGATCATGGCCTTGAGTCGAGCATTTTTGGTTTTTTAACAAGCAACAG TGAATATACACCAAGGCTTATAAAGAAATTAGAGGGTATCAGG GTCAAAAGAGTTGCAGCTGGCTTGTTGCATTCAGCATGCATTGATG GTATTGCTGAAACTGGGTCTTTGTTTGTGTTTGGGGATAAAGTGGTAGCTAATCTT GGATTTGGGGAGGCCAAGAATGCAACCATGCCATCCATGATCAAGACATTGCCATATTCAGAAGAAGTTGCATGTGGTGGCTACCACACTTGTGTTGTAACAA TCAGGTGA
- the LOC128279256 gene encoding uncharacterized protein LOC128279256: MDLIKLLSSLEPYGNVKVRLCSYIEESKVVASPQVLYDYGIIITFDPLPFDYNGHYHGHQAGKTEVSISVPPNSSRKFSCFLNSIIIFSAKDDKTYEFLPCLEIVNESKGIKWTYSKHFMGIPETRNTLYWTTCWNFRGDELEAGDHISLRVLSDLSVLEFGIDLIYDYELDGNPNVFSQLPWMSKCCKFLFVVFAYILSKTQKNLYRLQSLAKC, encoded by the exons ATGGACCTAATTAAACTCTTGTCCAGTTTGGAACCTTATGGAAATGTTAAGGTGCGACTTTGCAGTTATATAGAAGAATCAAAAGTGGTTGCTTCCCCACAG GTATTATATGATTACggtataattataacatttgaTCCATTGCCATTTGATTATAATGGTCATTACCATGGCCATCAAGCTGGCAAGACTGAGGTTTCAATATCAGTGCCCCCAAACTCTAGTCGAAAGTTTAGTTGCTTCTTAAATTCGATTATCATTTTTTCTGCCAAGGATGATAAAACATATGAATTTTTACCATGCCTTGAAATTGTGAACGAGTCCAAAGGTATAAAGTGGACCTACTCCAAACATTTCATGGGAATTCCTGAAACTAGGAATACCTTATACTGGACGACTTGTTGGAACTTTAGGGGTGATGAATTAGAAGCTGGTGATCATATTAGTCTTCGGGTTCTTTCAGATTTATCTGTGCTAGAATTTGGTATTGACCTTATATATGATTATGAGCTAGACGGTAACCCAAATGTTTTCAGTCAGTTGCCATGGATGAGTAAATGTTGTAAGTTTCTTTTCGTGGTTTTTGCTTATATTTTGTCGAAAACCCAAAAAAACTTGTATAGGTTGCAAAGCTTAGCCAAATGTTGA
- the LOC108482401 gene encoding disease resistance protein RPV1-like, whose protein sequence is MAVSEISRCSYHVFLSFRGEDTRKSFTDHLYTALVHLGIQTFRDDEEIERGNNIKDEIEKAILHHSKISVVVFSKNYAASTWCLNELVMILEHKKSSKHIVLPVFYDVDPSQVKNQTGSYAEAFTQHEQNLESMVQRWRNALKEVADIGGMVLQDRHESQFIQDIVKEVQNKLHLISLYVPPYLVGIDSLVTQINQWLEQDGANKVGIATICGIGGIGKTTIAKVVYNQNIPRFEGYSFLADVRETSQDCNGLVRLQRQLISDILRGKSHKTYNIDNGINKIKEVVCCRRVLMVLDDVDELEKIRKLMGTKIPFHPGSKIIITSRNRYLLNAHFIRQMFDLEASCSCGGLSKQFEVKELALSESLQLFNWYAFGHNFVPESSMAYARSLVKHCGGLPLALQVLGSSLSSKSVSSWKSALEKLEEIPDSKIQKILRISYDSLEDDHDKNLFLDIVCLFIGKDRDYTTTILDGCNFYTTIGIENLVGRSLLTINEKNKLMMHQMIRDMGREIIRQESFDIGKRSRLWHKNAFDVIREKIGSKTVNCLTIDLKGLLEDNVDMETQAFAKMKRLKLLQLDYVRLKGDFKDFPKRLRWLRWHGFCMQSFPVDFDINELVVLDMRNSKLKQVWKDTECLPNLKILNLNHSHSLLKAPSFSGLPSLEKLMLKDCINLVEVDQSIGELKMLTFLNLKDCTSLRKLPRTIGSLISLEELILSGCSRLNDVPRELHNMKSLKVLNLDETSICQTRLGWHWLLPRRSKELGFSWASLPCSLVKLSLESCKLSDDVMPNDLYNLASLKSLNLSRNPIHCLPESIKKLTKLDELLLTSCTELQMIPKLPVLPNVFEFLTISPFKGYWAILPCFFSSTRCVIFGCEKLTEVEDLFKLEPIENFEEEEIRRLFNLDSISRNRLQLYSYLTDSIMLATPQVLQECGITSTFVIGSEVPIVFKHRTNENRISFSLPTPSHPDEKIHRFSLCIVFSLASDQILEFLPSVLIFNETKRIMQRYRSSFIGIPETKDNTMLWLIHWPVTDCEFESGDLVSCMVVPSHLSIRKFGVTYESQHNVGFKYGFSHVSTGNEVATRNMMMGLTKNLPSLESYGNVKVQLCSYIEESKVVASPQVPFTSFNF, encoded by the exons atgGCAGTGTCAGAAATCTCGCGATGTAGTTATCATGTATTCTTGAGTTTTAGAGGAGAAGATACGCGCAAAAGTTTCACGGATCATCTTTACACAGCTTTGGTGCACTTAGGAATTCAAACATTTAGAGATGATGAGGAAATCGAGAGAGGGAATAACATAAAAGATGAAATTGAAAAAGCAATACTACACCACTCCAAAATTTCTGTCGTTGTTTTCTCAAAGAATTATGCTGCATCCACATGGTGTCTTAACGAACTTGTAATGATATTGGAGCACAAGAAATCCTCTAAACATATTGTGTTGCCAGTTTTCTATGATGTGGATCCAAGTCAAGTCAAGAACCAGACGGGAAGTTATGCAGAAGCATTTACCCAACACGAACAAAACTTGGAGTCCATGGTACAAAGATGGAGGAATGCTTTAAAAGAAGTTGCGGATATAGGAGGCATGGTTCTACAAGACAG GCATGAATCACAATTCATTCAAGATATTGTTAAAGAAGTTCAAAATAAACTTCATCTTATTTCTTTGTATGTCCCTCCTTATTTAGTTGGAATAGATTCTCTCGTGACACAAATTAATCAATGGTTAGAACAAGATGGAGCAAATAAAGTTGGCATTGCAACTATTTGTGGCATTGGAGGCATTGGGAAGACAACCATTGCCAAAGTTGTTTACAATCAAAACATCCCGAGGTTTGAAGGTTATAGTTTCCTTGCTGATGTTAGAGAAACAAGTCAGGATTGCAATGGTTTAGTCCGTTTGCAAAGGCAACTTATTTCAGATATCCTTAGAGGAAAATCACATAAAACATACAATATAGATAATGGAATTAACAAGATCAAAGAAGTTGTATGTTGTAGAAGAGTTCTTATGGTTCTTGATGATGTTGATGAATTGGAAAAAATAAGAAAACTAATGGGAACTAAAATTCCTTTTCATCCAGGAAGTAAAATCATCATAACTAGTAGGAACCGATACCTATTGAATGCACATTTTATAAGGCAAATGTTTGATTTGGAAGCATCATGTAGTTGTGGAGGCTTAAGCAAGCAATTTGAAGTAAAAGAATTAGCTTTAAGTGAATCACTACAACTTTTTAATTGGTATGCTTTTGGTCATAACTTTGTGCCTGAAAGTTCAATGGCATATGCAAGAAGTTTAGTGAAACACTGTGGTGGGCTTCCATTAGCTCTTCAAGTTTTAGGCTCTTCACTATCTAGCAAAAGTGTGAGTTCTTGGAAAAGTGCATTGGAGAAATTAGAAGAAATACCTGATAGCAAAATTCAAAAGATTCTAAGAATAAGCTATGATTCTTTGGAAGATGACCATGACAAAAATTTATTCCTTGACATAGTTTGTTTATTCATTGGGAAGGATAGAGATTACACGACTACAATTCTAGATGGTTGTAATTTCTATACAACAATTGGAATTGAAAATCTAGTAGGCAGGTCTCTCTTAACCATTAATGAAAAAAACAAGCTAATGATGCACCAAATGATTAGAGATATGGGACGAGAAATTATTCGTCAAGAATCTTTTGATATTGGGAAACGAAGCAGATTGTGGCATAAGAACGCGTTTGATGTAATAAGAGAAAAAATT GGTTCCAAAACAGTTAACTGCCTCACAATTGACCTAAAAGGATTGCTAGAAGACA ATGTTGATATGGAAACTCAAGCATTTGCGAAGATGAAGAGACTTAAACTGCTTCAACTGGATTATGTAAGACTTAAAGGAGACTTCAAAGACTTTCCCAAAAGATTAAGATGGTTACGTTGGCATGGGTTTTGTATGCAATCTTTTCCGGTGGATTTTGATATCAATGAACTAGTTGTTCTCGACATGCGCAACAGTAAACTTAAACAAGTTTGGAAGGATACAGAG TGCCTCCCAAATTTAAAGATCCTTAATCTCAACCATTCACATAGCCTTCTTAAAGCCCCAAGCTTTTCAGGACTCCCTAGCCTTGAGAAGTTGATGCTCAAAGATTGCATAAATTTGGTTGAAGTTGATCAATCTATTGGTGAGCTCAAGATGCTTACTTTCTTGAACCTTAAAGATTGCACAAGTCTTAGGAAACTTCCAAGGACAATTGGTTCATTAATATCACTTGAAGAGCTTATTTTATCTGGTTGTTCAAGACTTAATGATGTCCCCAGGGAGTTGCATAATATGAAATCATTGAAGGTGCTTAATTTAGATGAAACTTCCATATGTCAAACAAGATTGGGATGGCATTGGCTCTTACCGAGAAGAAGTAAAGAATTGGGTTTCTCTTGGGCATCTCTACCGTGCTCTTTGGTAAAGTTAAGCCTTGAAAGTTGCAAATTGTCTGATGATGTCATGCCCAATGACCTTTATAACTTAGCTTCATTGAAATCCTTAAATTTAAGTAGAAACCCGATTCATTGCCTTCCCGAAAGCATAAAAAAACTTACAAAACTTGATGAACTTCTATTGACTTCTTGCACTGAACTCCAAATGATTCCAAAGCTTCCAGTCTTGCCCAATGTTTTTGAGTTCTTGACAATATCTCCATTTAAAGGATATTGGGCAATTCTTCCATGCTTCTTTTCTTCCACACGATGTGTTATTTTTGGATGTGAAAAATTGACTGAGGTTGAAGATCTATTCAAGTTGGAACCAATTGAAAACTTTGAAGAAGAAGAGATTAGAAGATTATTCAACCTGGATTCCATTAGCAGAAATCGACTGCAACTTTATAGCTACCTAACAGACAGCATAATGCTTGCTACCCCACAG GTCTTGCAGGAATGTGGTATAACAAGCACATTTGTTATAGGAAGTGAAGTTCCGATTGTGTTTAAGCATCGCACTAACGAGAACCGAATCTCTTTTTCTTTGCCAACACCATCTCATCCAGATGAAAAGATCCATCGGTTCAGCTTATGCATTGTTTTCTCTTTAGCTAGTGATCAAATATTGGAGTTTCTACCAAGTGTCCTCATTTTCAATGAGACCAAAAGGATCATGCAGAGATATCGCTCAAGTTTCATCGGAATTCCTGAGACTAAAGATAACACAATGTTGTGGTTGATCCATTGGCCAGTAACGGATTGTGAGTTTGAAAGTGGTGACCTTGTGAGTTGCATGGTAGTGCCTAGTCATCTCAGCATAAGAAAATTTGGCGTAACTTACGAATCACAACACAACGTTGGATTTAAATATGGCTTTTCACACGTATCAACAG gAAATGAAGTTGCCACAAGAAATATGATGATGGGCCTAACTAAAAACTTACCCAGTTTGGAATCTTATGGAAATGTTAAAGTGCAACTTTGCAGTTATATAGAAGAATCAAAAGTTGTTGCTTCCCCACAGGTTCCCTTTACAAgtttcaacttttaa
- the LOC108480769 gene encoding phosphatidylserine decarboxylase proenzyme 1, mitochondrial, with protein MNFRFSRNVAVFPPYLHFANVHNRRRLFSWYVKHFRTTSQARASLSGGGGSSSNSQGNAFLVPGATVATLLMLGVLHARRLYDDKKVEEAREKGIEFEFRPDVKATFLRILPLRSISRAWGFLMSVDIPVWLRPHVYRAWARAFHSNLEEAALPLEEYASLRDFFVRTLKEGCRPINPNPYSLVSPVDGTILRFGKLNGAGAMIDQVKGFSYSVSSLLGASPLLSMLAEKNSEDDSSTIEQESTQREQSKKSWWRVSLASPKVRETISECSMKGLYYCVIYLKPGDYHRIHSPVDWNVLVRRHFSGRLFPVNERATRTIRNLYVENERVVLEGLWQQGFMAIAAVGATNIGSIELFIEPELRTNRPRKKLIPSEPPEEHLYEPKGVGVMLKKGDEVAAFNMGSTVVLVFQAPTSKSPKNNDASEFEFSIRRGDKIRVGEALGVWHA; from the exons ATGAATTTCCGGTTCTCGCGAAACGTCGCCGTATTCCCTCCCTATCTACATTTCGCCAATGTCCACAACCGTCGCCGGTTGTTCTCTTGGTACGTCAAGCACTTCCGTACGACGTCGCAAGCTCGCGCTTCTCTCAGTGGCGGCGGCGGCAGCAGCAGCAATTCTCAAG GTAACGCTTTTCTGGTGCCGGGTGCCACAGTAGCTACTTTACTCATGCTTGGTGTTCTTCATGCTCGACGACTCTACGATGATAAGAAG GTTGAAGAAGCACGGGAGAAAGGGATTGAATTCGAGTTCCGACCGGATGTAAAA GCTACATTTCTAAGGATACTACCATTGCGATCTATTTCTAGAGCTTGGGGCTTCTTGATGAGTGTG GACATTCCAGTTTGGCTGCGCCCACATGTTTATAGAGCATGGGCTCGTGCTTTCCACTCGA ACCTAGAAGAAGCAGCTCTCCCTCTTGAAGAATATGCATCTTTAAGGGATTTCTTTGTTCGCACATTGAAAGAAGGTTGCAGGCCTATCAATCCTAATCCCTATAGTCTG GTCAGTCCTGTGGATGGTACTATTCTTAGATTTGGGAAGTTGAACGGTGCAGGGGCTATGATTGACCAAGTCAAAGGATTCTCCTATTCTGTTTCATCTCTTCTTGGTGCTAGTCCTTTGCTCTCGATGCTAGCTGAGAAAAATTCTGAAGATGACAGTAGTACTATTGAGCAGGAAAGCACTCAGAGAGAACAGAGTAAGAAGTCATGGTGGCGTGTTTCATTGGCTTCTCCTAAAGTCCGGGAAACAATTTCAGAGTG TTCAATGAAGGGCCTGTATTACTGTGTAATATATTTGAAGCCAGGAGACTATCATCGCATACATTCACCAGTTGATTGGAATGTTCTTGTTCGACGGCATTTTTCAG GCCGCTTGTTTCCTGTGAATGAACGTGCTACAAGAACAATCAGGAACCTTTATGTCGAGAATGAAAGG GTTGTCCTTGAAGGTCTATGGCAACAAGGTTTTATGGCAATTGCAGCAGTTGGTGCAACGAATATTGGTTCAATTGAG CTTTTCATCGAACCAGAACTTCGGACAAACAGGCCAAGAAAAAAGTTGATACCATCAGAGCCTCCGGAAGAACATTTATATGAACCTAAAGGAGTCGGTGTGATGCTCAAAAAGGGAGATGAG GTCGCGGCTTTCAATATGGGATCAACGGTTGTCCTTGTTTTCCAAGCCCCAACATCAAAATCACCAAAGAACAATGATGCTTCAGAGTTTGAGTTTTCTATTAGACGAGGAGATAAAATCCGTGTTGGAGAAGCATTAGGTGTATGGCATGCATAG
- the LOC108482457 gene encoding formyltetrahydrofolate deformylase 2, mitochondrial-like translates to MTFTRRVSSCFSQFLGSANRSFNSYKLPGDPSSSPSLTYGIHIFHCPDEVGIVAKLSECIASRGGNILGADVFVPQNKNVFYSRSEFVFDTVRWPRKQMDEDFLKLSNMFSAIRSVVRVPALDPKFKMAVLASKQDHCLVDLLYGWQEGRLPVDITCVISNHHRGPNNNVMHFLERNGIPYHYLHTTEENKREREILELVLNTDFLVLARYMQVLSGQFLRTYGKDVINIHHGLLPSFKGGNPCKQAFDAGVKLIGATSHFVTEELDSGPIIEQMVERVSHRDNLQSFVQKSENLEKQCLAKALRWYCELRVLPYEENRTVVF, encoded by the exons ATGACTTTCACAAGACGAGTATCATCCTGCTTCTCCCAGTTTCTGGGATCTGCAAACAGGTCCTTCAATTCTTATAAATTACCCGGAGATCcctcttcttctccttctcttaCCTATGGCATCCATATCTTCCACTGCCCT GATGAAGTTGGAATAGTTGCAAAACTATCCGAATGTATAGCTTCAAGAGGAGGAAACATACTTGGGGCTGATGTTTTTGTTCCTCAAAACAAGAATGTTTTCTATTCCAGAAG TGAGTTCGTTTTTGACACCGTTCGATGGCCTCGAAAGCAAATGGATGAAGATTTCCTAAAgctttcaaacatgtttagtgcTATAAGATCTGTTGTTAGAGTCCCTGCTCTAGACCCGAAGTTTAAAATGGCGGTCCTTGCTTCGAAACAG GACCATTGCCTGGTAGATTTGCTTTATGGTTGGCAAGAAGGAAGACTTCCAGTTGATATTACTTGTGTGATAAG TAATCATCATAGAGGTCCAAACAATAATGTGATGCACTTTCTTGAAAGGAATGGTATCCCATATCATTATTTGCACACAACTGAAGAGAATAAAAGAGAGAGGGAGATCCTAGAGTTGGTTCTAAATACTGATTTTTTGGTACTTGCCAGGTACATGCAG GTTTTATCTGGTCAATTTTTGAGGACATATGGGAAGGATGTAATTAACATACACCATGGCCTTTTGCCATCATTTAAAGGTGGGAATCCATGTAAGCag GCTTTTGATGCAGGTGTGAAGTTAATCGGTGCAACAAGTCACTTTGTAACCGAAGAACTCGATTCGGGGCCTATTATCGAACAGATG GTTGAAAGAGTTTCTCACAGAGACAATTTGCAGAGCTTTGTGCAAAAATCCGAGAACCTTGAGAAGCAATGCCTTGCAAAGGCTTTGAGATGGTACTGTGAATTGCGAGTGTTACCATATGAGGAAAACAGGACTGTTGTATTCTGA